In Fimbriimonadales bacterium, a genomic segment contains:
- the gcvH gene encoding glycine cleavage system protein GcvH codes for MKIPQDLKYTKTHEWLRLEGDIATIGITDYAQSELGDIVYLDLPEPGRIVKAGEPIGTIESVKTVSDLYSPVSGEVVEVNTALETKSELVNTQPYEEGWIVKVRVEEVPSGLLSAEEYRALISE; via the coding sequence TTGAAAATTCCCCAAGATCTAAAATACACAAAGACTCACGAATGGCTACGATTGGAAGGTGACATCGCTACGATTGGAATAACAGACTATGCCCAGTCGGAATTAGGCGATATCGTATATCTCGATCTTCCAGAACCAGGAAGAATCGTGAAAGCAGGCGAACCAATCGGAACCATAGAATCTGTAAAAACCGTCTCCGACCTCTATTCACCCGTTTCAGGAGAAGTCGTCGAAGTCAATACCGCACTCGAAACGAAATCAGAACTCGTCAATACGCAACCTTACGAAGAGGGGTGGATAGTCAAGGTGCGTGTAGAGGAAGTGCCGAGCGGATTGCTTTCTGCAGAAGAATATCGAGCGTTAATCTCGGAGTAA
- the plsY gene encoding glycerol-3-phosphate 1-O-acyltransferase PlsY: MTILTWVLTFLITFIIGSLPFGYWVANRYGVDIRTTGSRNIGATNVFRVLGWKPGLAVLVFDIAKGYFPALLGGNALSQEQTYQTEVTLLVGLFAVLGHVYSPWLGFRGGKGVATALGVVLAATPLLAGICLAIWLLVFLTSKYVSLASILASIAAPISAFFLGYSTWVIGIYTGTCVFLILKHRANIQRLIAGKELRINFRSVSESLRSKEKKTSES; the protein is encoded by the coding sequence TTGACGATACTCACTTGGGTACTCACCTTTTTAATAACATTTATCATAGGTTCTTTACCCTTCGGGTATTGGGTTGCCAATCGTTATGGTGTGGATATTCGGACGACAGGAAGTCGAAACATCGGCGCTACGAACGTGTTTCGTGTATTGGGATGGAAACCTGGCCTTGCGGTTTTGGTTTTCGATATCGCAAAAGGCTACTTTCCGGCTCTATTAGGGGGAAATGCTCTCTCTCAAGAACAGACCTACCAAACAGAAGTGACTCTTTTGGTCGGTCTTTTCGCAGTGCTCGGGCATGTCTACTCTCCATGGCTTGGATTTCGAGGAGGTAAAGGAGTAGCGACAGCGCTGGGCGTAGTTTTGGCTGCAACGCCACTGCTCGCTGGAATATGTTTGGCGATTTGGCTTTTGGTCTTTTTGACGAGTAAGTATGTGAGCCTTGCGAGCATTCTCGCTTCGATTGCCGCTCCTATATCGGCGTTTTTTCTTGGATATAGCACGTGGGTTATAGGTATATATACAGGTACATGCGTTTTTCTTATACTAAAACATCGCGCAAATATCCAGCGCCTCATAGCCGGTAAAGAGTTGCGAATTAACTTTCGCTCCGTTTCCGAGTCTTTAAGATCGAAGGAAAAGAAAACTTCAGAATCATGA
- the gcvPA gene encoding aminomethyl-transferring glycine dehydrogenase subunit GcvPA, with protein MRYIPHTEEDRREMLRTIGVKDIDDLFIDIPKKLRLSEPLDIPESLDEHKILKSLHEIGSKNLNLLQVTSFLGAGVYEHYIPSIVMALISRGEFLTSYTPYQAEASQGYLQTIYEFQSLICEITGMDVTNASMYDGGTAAAEAVLMASQIKNKSIILMERSLHPHYRQCIETFARTSGSEVETFDLREWKHADNKNAACLVVQYPDFFGRITDLSNARQLANECNALLIVVAEPIALGLLEPPGNFGADIVVGELQPCGIPMGYGGPMAGYFCVRKEWIRSMPGRIVGKTHDKEGRRGFVMTLRTREQDIRREKATSNICTNQALMALAATIWLSALGKHGFRKIAETCVQKAHYLAKELCKIPGVELQFPEIPFAFEFCLNIGRDGRIVRDKLLQKGYLAGLPLGDYYPDMQNCILIAVTEVRTKKEMDDFVSHFAEVLR; from the coding sequence ATGCGTTATATCCCGCATACGGAAGAAGACCGAAGGGAAATGCTTCGCACGATTGGCGTAAAAGATATAGATGATTTATTTATAGATATTCCAAAAAAATTACGATTATCCGAACCTCTCGATATCCCTGAAAGTCTCGATGAACACAAAATTCTCAAATCCCTTCATGAAATCGGCTCGAAGAATTTAAACTTGTTACAAGTGACTTCTTTCTTGGGAGCAGGTGTCTATGAGCACTACATCCCTTCCATTGTAATGGCGTTGATTTCCAGAGGAGAGTTTTTAACGTCATATACTCCTTATCAAGCAGAGGCGAGTCAAGGTTATTTGCAAACGATTTATGAATTCCAGAGCCTTATTTGCGAAATCACAGGAATGGATGTTACCAATGCCTCGATGTACGATGGCGGCACAGCCGCTGCTGAGGCTGTGCTCATGGCTTCTCAAATTAAAAACAAATCCATCATCCTAATGGAACGAAGCCTTCATCCTCACTATCGCCAATGCATCGAAACATTTGCGCGGACTTCTGGCTCTGAAGTCGAAACATTCGATTTACGGGAATGGAAACACGCCGATAATAAAAACGCTGCGTGTTTAGTTGTCCAATATCCGGACTTTTTCGGCAGAATTACGGATTTGAGCAACGCAAGGCAACTCGCAAACGAATGTAACGCGCTGCTCATCGTCGTTGCCGAACCTATTGCATTGGGTCTTCTTGAACCCCCCGGAAATTTCGGTGCAGACATCGTCGTAGGCGAACTCCAACCTTGTGGAATTCCAATGGGCTATGGAGGACCTATGGCGGGTTACTTTTGCGTGCGAAAAGAATGGATTCGCTCGATGCCAGGAAGAATCGTCGGAAAAACACACGACAAAGAAGGCAGACGCGGTTTCGTTATGACCTTGAGGACAAGGGAACAAGACATACGAAGAGAAAAAGCCACGAGCAACATCTGCACGAATCAAGCCCTCATGGCTTTAGCGGCAACGATTTGGCTTTCTGCTTTGGGAAAACACGGTTTTCGCAAAATAGCAGAAACGTGCGTACAAAAAGCACACTACTTGGCAAAAGAACTTTGCAAGATACCCGGGGTCGAATTGCAGTTTCCCGAAATACCTTTCGCGTTCGAGTTTTGCTTGAACATCGGTCGAGACGGGCGAATCGTTCGCGACAAACTATTACAGAAAGGTTATTTAGCGGGTCTCCCTCTGGGGGACTATTATCCCGATATGCAGAATTGCATTTTGATTGCAGTTACCGAAGTTCGGACGAAAAAAGAAATGGATGATTTCGTAAGCCATTTCGCCGAGGTGCTACGTTAA
- a CDS encoding LptF/LptG family permease, whose translation MIRTLDRYLFRELIAPFFVGTVAVVIMFLANTLIFYSEYLFKKEIAFTAVLQVLLFSIPSALNLTLPVGITIAASLSIARLVRESEITAIRAAGIPIRRTLLPIMVMGLIVSGLSFYVYEKLTPVSERRLKETLRKIFASAEAIGVRSNVLLKLDNGRYHISIGTVQQAPGGGVQMKNVLMFHTPKRGEFWVVTAENSEYKDGLFTMYQPSIWVFEGTRLVQFEVKDKHVISQRVSIESFFGQPLAPEQNLTQLRETVKVLRERGNLVQAREYEVEYHNRFSVPFACAIFAIFAPVFSIHFSKGGPFVGLLLSIFVVFLYYNVWVISAQKLAKAGFLPPIVGAWLPNVLFLIIAVIALWRSE comes from the coding sequence ATGATTCGTACTTTAGACCGTTATTTGTTCCGAGAACTGATTGCTCCGTTCTTCGTAGGCACTGTAGCAGTCGTGATCATGTTTTTGGCGAATACGCTGATATTTTATTCGGAATATTTATTCAAAAAAGAAATCGCGTTTACGGCCGTATTGCAAGTGTTACTTTTTAGCATTCCATCCGCTTTAAATTTAACTCTTCCGGTGGGGATAACCATAGCGGCTTCTCTCTCCATCGCTCGTTTGGTACGCGAAAGCGAAATAACGGCGATTCGCGCTGCAGGAATCCCGATTCGACGAACTTTATTACCTATTATGGTGATGGGTTTGATTGTATCGGGTCTCAGTTTTTACGTTTACGAAAAACTGACTCCCGTATCAGAAAGAAGATTGAAGGAAACCTTGAGAAAGATTTTCGCGAGCGCAGAAGCGATAGGAGTCCGTTCGAATGTCCTTCTTAAACTCGATAACGGAAGATATCACATCAGCATCGGTACGGTGCAGCAGGCTCCAGGTGGGGGCGTCCAAATGAAGAATGTCCTTATGTTCCATACTCCGAAAAGAGGAGAATTCTGGGTCGTTACCGCTGAAAATTCCGAATACAAAGATGGGCTTTTCACGATGTATCAACCTTCCATTTGGGTTTTCGAAGGTACGAGATTGGTGCAATTCGAGGTCAAGGATAAACACGTGATAAGCCAACGTGTAAGCATCGAATCATTTTTCGGACAACCACTCGCCCCTGAGCAGAATTTAACCCAACTCCGTGAAACGGTAAAAGTGTTGCGGGAGCGAGGGAACCTCGTTCAAGCGAGGGAATACGAAGTCGAATATCACAACCGTTTTAGTGTGCCTTTCGCGTGTGCGATATTCGCGATTTTCGCGCCGGTTTTCTCGATTCATTTTTCGAAAGGTGGACCTTTTGTCGGGTTATTGCTGAGCATTTTCGTAGTTTTTTTGTATTACAACGTATGGGTTATTTCTGCGCAAAAACTGGCAAAAGCAGGTTTCTTACCGCCTATTGTCGGGGCTTGGTTACCTAACGTACTTTTCCTTATTATAGCGGTGATAGCCTTATGGCGCTCAGAATAA
- the era gene encoding GTPase Era, translating to MKFRCGVVVVVGRPNVGKSTLINAIVEKKVSIVSPRPQTTRKLVLAVANVHGAQIIFRDTPGIHKPRSKLEKALVDKALQTLHEADVILFVVDVSKLPNEEDKRIASLLREIKDVPIVVALNKMDRLRPEYVYSHYTAYEELMKTKGKKPPEMMYTNALTGENVDKLVKLLVDHLPERKPLYPSTDFYTDQTLREMAEEIIREKVLSNIREEIPYSVAVKIENWEEDFTSAGEPLTRIEAVIFVGREAHKPILIGDKGQMIKKIGTAARLELEKLLRTRVYLGLHVKVKEKWIEKPHSWKELGILS from the coding sequence ATGAAATTTCGCTGCGGAGTGGTCGTTGTAGTTGGTCGCCCCAATGTAGGCAAAAGCACTTTAATAAACGCGATCGTCGAAAAAAAAGTCTCGATCGTTTCACCACGCCCTCAAACAACAAGAAAGTTAGTCTTAGCAGTCGCGAACGTGCACGGTGCGCAAATCATTTTTCGTGACACGCCTGGCATTCATAAACCCAGAAGTAAATTAGAAAAAGCCTTAGTAGACAAAGCCCTCCAAACCTTACACGAAGCAGACGTCATCCTTTTCGTCGTCGACGTTTCGAAATTGCCCAACGAAGAAGATAAACGTATCGCATCGCTACTTCGCGAAATCAAAGATGTCCCTATCGTCGTCGCTTTGAATAAAATGGATAGACTCCGACCGGAATATGTATATTCGCATTACACCGCTTATGAAGAATTGATGAAAACTAAAGGCAAAAAGCCTCCAGAGATGATGTATACCAATGCGCTCACTGGCGAAAATGTTGATAAACTCGTGAAATTATTAGTCGATCACTTACCAGAAAGAAAACCTCTTTATCCGAGCACCGATTTTTACACCGATCAAACCCTACGCGAAATGGCGGAGGAAATTATCCGCGAAAAAGTACTCAGCAACATTCGTGAAGAAATCCCGTATTCGGTAGCCGTAAAAATAGAAAACTGGGAGGAAGACTTTACTTCCGCTGGCGAGCCGCTGACCCGAATCGAGGCCGTTATCTTCGTAGGTAGAGAAGCGCATAAGCCCATCCTTATCGGAGACAAAGGGCAGATGATAAAGAAAATAGGAACCGCAGCCAGATTGGAATTAGAGAAACTCCTCAGGACACGCGTATATTTAGGTCTTCACGTAAAAGTTAAAGAAAAGTGGATAGAAAAGCCTCATTCTTGGAAGGAACTCGGCATTCTGTCTTGA